A section of the Acidobacterium capsulatum ATCC 51196 genome encodes:
- a CDS encoding universal stress protein, translated as MMNQPDNASINIPLRAPRELHLQREDVARLRIYLGAAPGVGKTYRMLQDAHRLHDQGVDVVVGFVEAHGRAETVSLTEGLEMIPRHQVPYRSVTLEEMDVDAILARKPHTVVVDELAHTNVPGSRHRKRYEDVLELLDAGIHVMTAVNIQHIETLNDAVSRSASTQIRETIPDSILKRADEVVNVDVTVDELRTRLREGKIYAPEKVELALANFFRKGNLNMLRELALRTTAEKVGSAASEYRRTQGLEQAPMPEKVMVCFSARTGSERLLRVGARIAGRLATQWYAVYVERPGTSRHHDDADAQRRIEDFERMAADLGAKVVMLKKKNVADALVEFAKQENISHVVFGQSARSRFDIFLRGSVINRFLAEMRETTVQVVPMNKKEKK; from the coding sequence ATGATGAATCAGCCGGACAATGCCTCTATCAATATTCCCCTTCGCGCGCCTCGTGAGCTGCACCTGCAGCGGGAGGATGTGGCGCGGTTGCGCATCTATCTGGGCGCGGCGCCCGGCGTGGGCAAGACCTACCGCATGCTGCAGGACGCGCATCGCCTGCATGACCAGGGCGTCGATGTGGTCGTCGGCTTTGTAGAGGCCCACGGGCGCGCCGAAACTGTGTCGCTCACCGAAGGGTTGGAGATGATTCCGCGCCACCAGGTTCCCTACCGCTCGGTGACGCTGGAAGAGATGGACGTGGACGCCATTCTCGCTCGCAAGCCGCACACCGTGGTGGTGGATGAGCTGGCCCACACGAACGTGCCGGGATCGCGCCACCGCAAGCGCTATGAAGATGTGCTGGAGCTGCTGGACGCAGGCATTCACGTGATGACGGCCGTAAACATTCAGCACATCGAGACGCTGAATGATGCCGTTTCGCGCTCGGCGAGCACGCAGATTCGCGAGACGATTCCTGACAGCATATTGAAGCGCGCCGACGAGGTGGTGAACGTTGACGTCACCGTCGATGAGCTGCGCACGCGGCTGCGCGAAGGCAAGATTTATGCGCCGGAGAAGGTGGAGCTGGCGCTGGCGAACTTCTTCCGCAAGGGCAACCTGAACATGCTGCGCGAGCTTGCGTTGCGCACCACGGCCGAAAAGGTTGGCAGTGCTGCCTCGGAGTACCGCCGCACGCAAGGCCTGGAACAAGCACCGATGCCCGAGAAGGTGATGGTCTGCTTCTCGGCGCGCACCGGTTCAGAGCGCCTGCTGCGCGTAGGCGCGCGCATTGCGGGGCGGCTGGCGACGCAATGGTATGCGGTGTATGTGGAGCGGCCGGGGACTTCGCGCCATCATGATGATGCTGACGCACAACGCCGCATTGAAGACTTTGAGCGGATGGCGGCCGACCTGGGAGCCAAGGTGGTCATGCTCAAAAAGAAGAACGTTGCGGATGCGCTGGTGGAGTTTGCCAAGCAGGAGAATATTTCGCACGTCGTGTTTGGCCAATCGGCTCGCTCACGGTTTGATATTTTTCTGCGCGGGTCCGTCATCAACCGCTTTCTGGCGGAGATGCGAGAGACCACCGTGCAGGTGGTCCCCATGAATAAAAAAGAGAAGAAGTAG
- a CDS encoding DUF3857 domain-containing protein, with product MKTDPSAPGAAAVYLYREETVDDSVHMHTFYARIKVLTAQGKSRADVELPYFSSFEDGSFRIRSIEGRTIEPDGKIVPFTGKPYDKLIYKQGDHEVMEKVFTLPDVQVGSILEYRYILDYGDHTLSSPRWIIQQPLFVHEAHYHFNPLKNYTDYTMMDSSGHETPINTLLYATILPPGVKVRAGLDGYDLVIKDVPALVREPHMPPVQSRSLRVLFYYAASTQSKDFWSDAGKRWSKSVDHFASDSPVIRKAVSQIVSPADTPEQKSLKIYEAVMKLDNTDYTRAHSAVENKAEGQKEKNAGDIWLDKRGNSAQLTRLYIALARAAGLKAYDIIVSNRNDTLFDQNYLSWGQLDDELAIVMIDGKPVYLDPGNRFEDYGELAWYHCFADGVRQLDHGTAFASTPGQLYKWDVQTRSAYLTLAPDGSISGQLRIAYTGDYSRRIRQEALKNGVEQAKKDVRSYWQSQVPTGVQLKMNGFIGIDQPDEAVMAVLTVSGTMGSNAGRLRLLPADFFEANAKPVFTSPKRTMPVDLGPVYILQDQVSLNLPPNASVEGKPADNQQMLPQDGVFHVSYTAKGNQYVYDRVSAVAMPLYAPKSYPQLLNYFQKIAQADQQPLVLRMKPVPVTAATSSAPKAGSAK from the coding sequence ATGAAGACCGATCCGAGTGCTCCGGGCGCGGCCGCCGTCTATCTGTATCGCGAAGAGACCGTCGATGACAGCGTGCATATGCACACGTTCTACGCGCGCATCAAGGTGCTGACGGCGCAGGGCAAGAGCAGGGCAGATGTGGAACTGCCTTATTTCAGTTCCTTTGAGGACGGAAGTTTCCGCATCCGGTCGATCGAGGGGCGCACCATCGAGCCGGACGGCAAGATCGTCCCTTTCACCGGCAAGCCCTACGACAAACTGATCTACAAGCAGGGCGACCACGAGGTCATGGAGAAGGTCTTCACACTTCCCGATGTGCAAGTCGGCTCCATTCTCGAGTATCGCTACATCCTCGACTACGGCGACCACACCCTGTCCTCGCCCCGCTGGATCATTCAGCAGCCCCTCTTCGTGCATGAAGCGCACTACCACTTCAATCCGCTCAAGAATTACACCGACTACACCATGATGGATAGCAGCGGTCACGAAACCCCCATCAACACGCTGCTCTATGCCACTATTCTGCCTCCCGGCGTCAAGGTGAGAGCCGGCCTCGACGGATATGACCTCGTCATCAAAGACGTGCCTGCCCTCGTGCGCGAGCCGCACATGCCTCCGGTGCAGAGCCGCAGCCTGCGCGTGCTCTTCTATTACGCCGCGTCCACCCAGAGCAAAGACTTCTGGAGTGATGCCGGCAAGCGCTGGTCAAAGTCCGTCGATCACTTTGCATCCGATAGTCCCGTCATCCGCAAGGCGGTTAGCCAAATCGTGTCTCCCGCGGACACGCCGGAGCAAAAGTCATTGAAGATCTATGAAGCGGTCATGAAGCTCGACAACACCGATTACACCCGCGCGCACAGCGCCGTCGAGAACAAGGCCGAAGGGCAAAAAGAGAAAAACGCCGGTGATATCTGGCTGGACAAGCGCGGCAACAGTGCGCAGCTCACCCGTCTTTACATCGCGTTGGCACGCGCCGCCGGGCTCAAGGCTTATGACATCATCGTGAGCAACCGCAATGATACGCTATTTGATCAGAATTACCTGAGCTGGGGTCAGCTCGATGACGAACTCGCCATCGTAATGATTGACGGCAAGCCCGTCTATCTTGATCCCGGCAACCGCTTTGAGGACTACGGCGAGCTTGCCTGGTATCACTGCTTCGCAGACGGGGTGAGGCAATTGGATCACGGGACTGCCTTCGCCTCCACGCCCGGGCAGCTTTATAAGTGGGACGTGCAGACCCGCAGCGCCTATCTCACGCTCGCTCCCGACGGCTCCATTTCCGGCCAACTTCGGATTGCCTACACCGGAGATTACTCCCGCCGCATCCGGCAGGAAGCCTTGAAGAATGGTGTGGAGCAGGCAAAGAAAGACGTGCGCTCCTACTGGCAATCGCAGGTTCCCACCGGCGTACAGCTTAAGATGAACGGCTTCATCGGCATTGACCAGCCCGATGAAGCCGTGATGGCTGTGCTCACCGTGAGCGGCACCATGGGCAGCAATGCGGGCAGGCTGCGGCTGCTGCCGGCCGACTTCTTTGAGGCCAACGCCAAGCCGGTTTTCACCAGCCCGAAGCGCACCATGCCCGTCGATCTGGGTCCTGTTTACATCCTGCAGGATCAGGTGAGCCTTAACCTGCCGCCCAATGCAAGTGTGGAAGGGAAGCCTGCGGACAATCAGCAGATGCTGCCGCAGGATGGCGTTTTTCACGTGAGCTATACCGCAAAAGGGAACCAATACGTTTACGATCGGGTTTCGGCCGTGGCCATGCCGCTCTATGCTCCCAAAAGCTATCCGCAACTCCTGAACTACTTTCAAAAGATCGCCCAGGCGGATCAGCAGCCGCTCGTGCTGCGCATGAAGCCGGTGCCGGTGACCGCGGCCACATCTTCGGCTCCCAAAGCAGGGAGCGCGAAGTGA
- a CDS encoding DUF3857 domain-containing transglutaminase family protein, which produces MRGPSQSRLARLGFALCLLAAAAPLAMARTEPVLPDWVMSAAALNPGKLPPTANAVILYQSELLTVEPDGSAEDRMRTVMKILTPEGRQDATPVASYNKDTPLKSFAVWSISPDGHRFAMKKSDYVDAGYSDDSMLYVDVRYRTADPPGADPGGIIAWEVVQKVPAYMSEDTWQFQQYLPTTKTVFELKLPQGWHHEAVWFRHAPIAPVTEPDGTLRWEAGNEPAVNMAGVPLAPAGITQASRMVVHYAAQPLPQGDALWAKIGNWYDKLSSAQTDGGSPVKTAALGVATPTEDFMTRLDRVATFMQQNIRYVGVEIGIGGLKPHPADAVLEDRYGDCKDKVTLMIAMLDAVGIHSTYVLVDTHRGFVSPHVPSIDGNHAIIAIQIPAGYQNPRLQSVVQTQTGQRYLIFDPTNEYVPIGLLPGYLQGGYGLLVDGGQSQVIALPVMPPPTDTTTHTASLKLAADGTLSGTVKVTMNGASSWDTRNFYAESTAKQLTTHYNQVMGNDFTAFTLQKTTFSQANALTQPFTISYTFTAPAYAHTAGSLLLVRPRVMGSVEQPLNNKPRKYPISFDSLGTWRDTVSIQLPAGYTVDDLPDPVHLDVGFADYTSDVKTVGNTLVYTRQYVQKKLTLPASDYAQLQQLEGAIANDESNSAVLKKD; this is translated from the coding sequence ATGCGCGGACCATCACAGAGCCGCCTCGCGCGGCTGGGTTTTGCCCTGTGCCTTCTCGCCGCCGCTGCGCCGCTCGCCATGGCTCGCACCGAGCCGGTGCTGCCGGATTGGGTGATGTCCGCGGCTGCTCTGAATCCGGGCAAGCTGCCGCCCACCGCCAATGCGGTGATTTTGTATCAGAGTGAGTTACTCACTGTGGAGCCCGATGGCAGCGCCGAAGACCGCATGCGCACGGTGATGAAAATTCTCACGCCCGAGGGACGCCAGGACGCCACGCCTGTGGCCTCCTACAACAAGGACACGCCCCTCAAGTCCTTCGCCGTCTGGTCTATCTCGCCTGACGGGCATCGCTTCGCCATGAAGAAGAGCGACTACGTCGATGCAGGCTACTCCGACGACAGCATGCTCTATGTGGACGTTCGCTATCGCACGGCCGACCCGCCGGGTGCCGACCCCGGCGGCATCATCGCGTGGGAAGTCGTGCAGAAAGTGCCCGCGTACATGAGCGAAGACACGTGGCAGTTCCAGCAGTATCTGCCCACGACGAAAACGGTCTTTGAGCTGAAGCTGCCGCAGGGCTGGCACCATGAGGCCGTATGGTTTCGCCATGCGCCCATTGCTCCCGTCACTGAGCCGGACGGCACGTTGCGCTGGGAGGCCGGCAATGAACCGGCCGTGAATATGGCCGGCGTTCCGCTCGCTCCTGCTGGCATCACGCAGGCCTCGCGCATGGTGGTGCACTATGCCGCGCAGCCTTTGCCGCAGGGCGACGCGCTCTGGGCAAAGATCGGTAACTGGTATGACAAGCTGTCGAGCGCGCAGACCGACGGCGGCTCTCCGGTCAAGACGGCGGCGCTCGGTGTGGCGACGCCCACTGAAGACTTCATGACGCGGCTCGATCGCGTGGCCACTTTCATGCAGCAGAACATTCGCTACGTCGGCGTCGAGATCGGCATCGGCGGCCTCAAGCCTCATCCGGCCGATGCCGTGCTCGAGGACCGCTACGGCGACTGCAAGGACAAGGTCACTCTGATGATCGCCATGCTCGATGCCGTGGGCATCCACTCCACGTATGTGCTTGTGGATACCCATCGCGGCTTCGTCTCGCCGCATGTGCCTTCCATCGACGGCAACCACGCCATCATCGCCATCCAGATTCCGGCCGGCTATCAGAATCCACGCCTGCAGTCGGTGGTGCAGACCCAGACCGGCCAGCGTTATCTCATCTTTGACCCCACCAACGAATACGTGCCCATCGGCCTGCTGCCCGGCTATCTGCAAGGCGGCTACGGCCTTCTTGTCGATGGAGGTCAAAGCCAGGTCATCGCGCTGCCAGTGATGCCGCCCCCGACCGACACCACGACGCACACGGCCAGTTTGAAGCTCGCTGCGGACGGCACATTGAGCGGAACAGTGAAAGTGACGATGAACGGCGCGTCCTCATGGGACACACGCAATTTTTACGCCGAAAGCACGGCAAAGCAGTTGACCACGCACTACAACCAGGTGATGGGCAATGATTTCACCGCGTTCACGTTGCAGAAGACGACCTTCAGCCAGGCCAATGCGCTCACTCAACCCTTCACTATCTCTTACACTTTTACCGCGCCGGCATATGCGCACACGGCTGGTTCTCTGCTGCTGGTGCGTCCGCGCGTGATGGGCAGCGTCGAGCAGCCGCTGAACAACAAGCCGCGCAAATACCCCATCAGCTTTGACTCGCTGGGCACATGGAGGGATACGGTGAGCATCCAGTTGCCCGCCGGCTACACGGTCGATGATTTACCCGATCCCGTGCATCTCGACGTCGGATTTGCCGACTACACGAGCGACGTAAAAACCGTTGGCAACACGCTCGTTTATACCCGGCAATATGTGCAGAAGAAACTGACGCTGCCAGCCTCTGACTATGCCCAGTTGCAGCAGTTGGAGGGCGCGATTGCCAACGATGAAAGCAACAGCGCGGTGCTCAAGAAAGACTAA
- a CDS encoding cellulose synthase subunit BcsC-related outer membrane protein — MNGVLRQSIMLMALACVAVAPARLCAQNTGSSQAVSPAVQLLLERASQQEASGHMNLAVQNWQQVLLADPNNLQALSGLARWNRMEGNDSDAQKYIDRIRQINPSSPLIQQLQSVVSNRARIGDLTRAAKLAQSGHPEDALKIYQRIFGNTPPDNWAQAYYDTEAAIPSKRADAINGLRALVQRYPGNSAYAIDLGRTLTYNPSTRPEGVHMLEKYQGNPQAEAALRQALAYSVQNPSYIQSVRNYLKSHQDAQLAAELAKTEASQARASSGLARTPGEQRAYAALNANRLQEAQTRFAALYQQNPNNPRVLAGLGFLQMKANNFGGAISYFSQAEQDGLHARVIESSLATSRFWYTMQQASTALNNNQLQAAEQGYAAALQMRHNSPDALAGLAGVYMKAQEPAQAIPIYERLLKVKGSQSLAWRGLFLAEQQSGNATQALATDARMPASIRRSLESDPEYLQALANAYQGTGQSGKAQQALASALQLPFPQNGRNMKAGTRMQYAGLLAQDHRYAQAAGIYRDVLNDDPNNVSAWQGLVAMEHQTNNDAQAIAIVEQMPPPVYDQALRSPDFLSMLAAIYQQQNQLNIAQTFLQRASRIYADNGTPVPVSLEMQAAAIDLQQSRPEQAYGIYRQVLMGSPDNLNAWKGLLSALHQTGHDADALAQLEQIPAQVRTTLEKDTEFLQTEASIYAATGNQPAALGIIQRIARQYYSQRMLMPASVEVQQAWLLFNLKDDRDLYRTLMHLGDRADLTTEQRRTVQTIWASWSVRRASNDIKAGNTRLAIEILTSARQAFPGNPDVSKALAGGYLQAGQPKQALAIYESLNTNNSSADDYASMVGAALAAQNTKLAETWLREALQRYPNAPSVLSAAARFEQARGDNQRAADYWRASLHAMPQVSPTTELAHKLDQPDAMRPGRPVQQTNLVNLLNPDANLMAQQQPYVPLPGYRNPEVYSPGVQQANNEPYGPDPYYQGTAPVIMGNQQIAQEAAPSQLPPATQVLAQSDRRVVHHHYYRRRTVKKAAPVQHSAHVVHHSRRRRHVTPKRYTGETLGQYQPQSSVPAPQQWSYPPSNNPQPQQNYTPQQSYPAQSQPGYGTPVPQQNYSYPQSQQNYTQPLPSGTQPTYQQNANPSQYAPIRPQDNNSNTYPSGNPGGYGQGGDGSGNGNASLNSGVVIGGSSDGSDSDGSGAQLHLSISSGPVIQPQLQQPDASLAQMPVHQLTLDTSESIRDIQNAQKRQEAMLRAQQELTEAAHPQNEGLISTQYSSPQPQGYLPAPQQQIQPAPPQTYSMQPVSPFASSNQGSYQVAQGQQTNQQAAPPPYGYQPQYQYQQQSQQQQLPAPPPPSQNGASNQQLQQENLPPLTGPYVHAPRSKRLDPRQAAEEQLASIEGGYSGWLGGTGYLSHRSGNLGYDALSAFEAPLEASTPVGYAARLTLVVDPVFLDSGQATKVPVIGSSGQSELLGSEITAPDTPPTQQNSAGVGGELQVTTNTFGVAIGSTPYGFLVQNIIGQFQWKPANGPFTFSFNRSAVKDSQLSYSGLRDPASITNVYSGNIWGGVVSNAFQVQFGRGGSASGSYISLGGQYLSGTHVQTNTRIDGDAGAYWRVWSVPDTGNLTLGVNLFGMHYAHNLQYFTYGQGGYFSPQAYMLANVPFTWQGQHGLDWHYQVAGAFGVQAFQQDSSPYYPLDPLLETASKNLSYPAQTIVGSNYDLHAEAAYHLTDHWYLGGFTSLNNTRDYNNQTIGFFVRFLFRPQNPTELGPTGLFPWSGLRPHMVP, encoded by the coding sequence ATGAACGGCGTTCTGCGCCAATCCATAATGCTCATGGCGCTGGCCTGCGTGGCCGTGGCGCCAGCGCGGCTTTGCGCTCAGAATACCGGCTCTTCTCAGGCGGTTTCGCCGGCCGTGCAGCTTCTGCTGGAGCGTGCCTCGCAGCAGGAAGCCTCAGGCCACATGAATCTCGCCGTGCAAAACTGGCAGCAGGTTCTGCTGGCCGACCCAAACAATCTGCAGGCGCTCTCGGGACTTGCCCGCTGGAACCGCATGGAAGGCAACGACAGCGATGCGCAGAAATATATCGACCGCATCCGTCAGATCAACCCCAGTAGCCCGCTGATTCAGCAGTTGCAGTCCGTGGTGAGCAACCGTGCCCGCATCGGAGATCTCACCCGCGCCGCCAAGCTGGCGCAGAGCGGACATCCTGAAGACGCTCTGAAAATTTATCAGAGGATATTCGGCAACACTCCGCCGGACAACTGGGCGCAGGCTTACTACGACACCGAGGCCGCTATTCCCTCGAAGCGTGCCGACGCCATCAACGGTCTGCGTGCGCTGGTGCAGCGCTATCCGGGCAATTCAGCCTATGCCATCGATCTGGGCCGCACCCTCACCTACAATCCCAGCACGCGCCCTGAAGGCGTACATATGCTGGAGAAGTATCAGGGCAATCCCCAGGCCGAGGCCGCCCTGCGGCAAGCGCTGGCCTACAGCGTGCAGAATCCGTCTTACATTCAGTCGGTGCGCAACTATCTCAAGAGCCATCAGGACGCGCAACTGGCCGCCGAACTGGCCAAGACCGAGGCCTCGCAGGCCCGGGCATCCTCCGGACTCGCCCGCACTCCCGGCGAACAACGCGCCTATGCCGCGCTCAATGCCAATCGCCTGCAGGAAGCGCAGACGCGCTTTGCAGCTCTTTATCAGCAGAACCCCAACAATCCGCGCGTCCTCGCCGGGCTTGGCTTTCTGCAGATGAAGGCCAACAACTTCGGCGGCGCGATCAGCTATTTTTCACAGGCCGAGCAGGATGGTCTGCACGCCCGCGTGATTGAAAGCTCACTGGCCACTTCGCGCTTCTGGTACACCATGCAGCAGGCGTCCACCGCGCTCAACAACAATCAGTTGCAGGCCGCCGAGCAGGGCTATGCCGCCGCGCTGCAGATGCGCCACAACAGTCCCGATGCACTCGCCGGGCTGGCTGGCGTTTATATGAAGGCGCAGGAGCCAGCGCAGGCCATTCCCATCTATGAGCGGCTGCTCAAGGTGAAGGGTTCGCAGAGCCTGGCCTGGCGCGGACTGTTTCTCGCCGAGCAGCAATCCGGCAATGCCACGCAAGCGCTCGCCACCGATGCGCGCATGCCGGCAAGCATCCGCCGGTCACTCGAAAGCGACCCGGAGTATCTGCAGGCATTGGCCAACGCCTATCAGGGCACCGGCCAGAGCGGTAAGGCGCAGCAGGCGCTCGCGTCTGCGCTGCAACTGCCTTTCCCGCAGAATGGCCGCAACATGAAGGCCGGTACCCGCATGCAGTACGCCGGGCTGCTGGCGCAGGATCACCGCTACGCGCAAGCTGCCGGCATCTACCGCGACGTGCTCAACGATGATCCGAACAACGTCAGCGCATGGCAGGGGCTGGTCGCCATGGAGCACCAGACCAACAACGACGCGCAGGCCATCGCCATTGTCGAGCAGATGCCTCCTCCGGTGTATGACCAGGCGCTGCGCAGCCCCGATTTCCTGTCGATGCTGGCCGCCATTTACCAGCAGCAGAACCAGCTCAACATTGCCCAGACCTTTCTTCAACGCGCCTCACGCATCTATGCCGACAACGGCACGCCTGTGCCGGTCTCTCTGGAGATGCAGGCCGCGGCCATCGATCTGCAGCAGAGCCGCCCCGAGCAGGCTTATGGCATCTATCGCCAGGTGCTTATGGGCAGCCCCGACAATCTGAATGCATGGAAGGGACTGCTCTCCGCGCTGCATCAGACCGGGCATGATGCCGACGCATTGGCGCAACTGGAACAGATTCCCGCCCAGGTGCGCACTACGCTTGAGAAAGATACAGAGTTCCTGCAGACAGAGGCTTCGATCTACGCGGCCACCGGCAATCAGCCCGCGGCGCTTGGCATCATTCAGCGCATTGCGCGGCAATACTACTCGCAGCGCATGCTCATGCCGGCCAGCGTGGAGGTGCAGCAGGCCTGGCTGCTCTTCAACCTGAAGGATGACCGCGACCTCTACCGCACCCTTATGCACCTCGGCGACCGCGCCGATCTCACGACCGAGCAGCGGCGCACGGTGCAGACCATCTGGGCTTCGTGGAGCGTACGCCGCGCCTCCAATGACATCAAGGCCGGCAACACGCGGCTTGCCATTGAGATCCTTACTTCGGCGCGGCAGGCATTTCCTGGCAATCCCGACGTGAGCAAGGCACTCGCCGGCGGCTATCTGCAGGCGGGGCAGCCCAAACAGGCGCTGGCGATTTATGAATCGCTGAATACGAACAACAGCAGCGCCGACGATTACGCCTCCATGGTGGGCGCGGCGCTGGCCGCGCAGAATACGAAGCTTGCCGAGACGTGGCTTCGTGAGGCCCTGCAGCGCTACCCCAACGCGCCCTCCGTGCTCTCGGCCGCGGCTCGCTTTGAGCAGGCGCGTGGAGACAACCAGCGCGCGGCCGACTACTGGCGAGCCTCACTGCACGCCATGCCGCAGGTCAGTCCCACGACCGAGCTGGCGCACAAACTCGACCAGCCCGATGCCATGCGCCCCGGCAGGCCCGTGCAGCAGACCAACCTCGTCAACCTGCTCAACCCGGATGCAAATCTCATGGCTCAGCAGCAGCCTTATGTGCCGCTGCCCGGCTACCGCAATCCTGAGGTCTACTCGCCCGGCGTTCAGCAGGCCAACAACGAGCCTTATGGCCCCGATCCCTACTACCAGGGCACCGCTCCGGTCATCATGGGCAATCAGCAGATCGCGCAGGAGGCCGCACCTTCACAGCTTCCGCCCGCCACGCAGGTGCTGGCGCAGAGCGATCGCAGGGTAGTGCATCACCACTACTACCGCCGCCGTACCGTCAAAAAGGCTGCTCCGGTTCAGCATAGCGCTCACGTGGTGCATCATTCCCGCCGTCGGCGCCACGTGACGCCCAAGCGCTACACCGGCGAAACCCTCGGCCAGTATCAGCCGCAGTCCAGCGTGCCGGCGCCGCAGCAGTGGAGCTATCCGCCCTCGAACAATCCGCAGCCGCAGCAGAACTACACGCCGCAGCAGAGTTATCCGGCGCAGTCGCAGCCAGGCTATGGCACCCCGGTGCCGCAGCAGAACTACAGCTATCCGCAGTCGCAGCAAAACTACACTCAGCCTCTGCCGAGTGGCACACAGCCCACGTATCAGCAGAATGCGAATCCGTCGCAGTATGCACCCATCCGCCCGCAGGACAACAACTCCAACACCTACCCCTCGGGGAATCCCGGCGGGTATGGGCAAGGCGGGGACGGCAGCGGAAACGGCAACGCCAGCCTGAACTCCGGTGTGGTCATCGGCGGCAGCAGCGACGGTTCTGACAGCGATGGCAGCGGCGCGCAGTTGCATCTCAGCATCTCTTCCGGCCCGGTCATTCAGCCGCAACTTCAGCAGCCGGATGCCAGCCTGGCGCAGATGCCCGTGCACCAGCTCACGCTCGATACGAGCGAGTCGATCCGGGACATTCAGAATGCCCAGAAGCGGCAAGAGGCCATGCTGCGTGCGCAGCAGGAGTTAACCGAAGCAGCGCACCCGCAGAATGAAGGGCTGATCAGCACGCAATACTCCAGCCCACAGCCGCAAGGCTATCTGCCCGCTCCGCAGCAGCAGATTCAGCCCGCTCCGCCGCAGACCTATTCCATGCAGCCGGTCTCTCCGTTTGCCTCTTCGAATCAGGGTTCGTATCAGGTCGCCCAGGGGCAACAAACCAACCAACAGGCGGCCCCGCCGCCCTACGGATATCAGCCGCAGTATCAGTACCAGCAGCAATCGCAGCAGCAGCAACTGCCCGCTCCGCCTCCTCCCTCGCAGAACGGTGCGAGTAACCAGCAACTGCAGCAGGAGAATCTGCCGCCGCTCACCGGCCCCTACGTGCATGCGCCGCGCAGCAAGCGGCTCGACCCGCGCCAGGCTGCCGAAGAACAACTGGCCAGCATCGAGGGTGGCTACAGTGGCTGGCTCGGCGGTACGGGATATTTAAGCCATCGCAGCGGCAATCTCGGCTACGACGCGCTCAGCGCCTTTGAGGCACCGCTTGAGGCATCCACACCCGTCGGTTACGCGGCTCGGCTCACGCTGGTCGTGGACCCCGTGTTCCTCGATTCCGGCCAGGCCACCAAGGTGCCGGTCATCGGCTCCAGCGGGCAGTCCGAGCTCCTCGGCTCAGAGATCACCGCGCCCGACACGCCGCCAACCCAGCAGAACTCGGCCGGCGTGGGCGGGGAACTGCAGGTGACGACGAACACCTTCGGTGTGGCCATCGGCAGTACTCCTTACGGCTTCCTCGTGCAGAACATCATCGGGCAGTTCCAGTGGAAGCCCGCCAACGGCCCGTTTACGTTCTCGTTCAACCGCAGCGCCGTCAAAGACTCGCAGCTTTCCTACTCGGGCCTGCGTGATCCGGCGTCCATCACCAACGTGTATTCGGGCAACATCTGGGGCGGTGTAGTCAGCAATGCCTTCCAGGTGCAGTTCGGGCGCGGCGGATCGGCCTCGGGTTCTTACATCAGCCTCGGCGGCCAATATCTCTCCGGTACGCATGTGCAGACCAATACGCGCATTGACGGCGATGCCGGCGCTTACTGGCGCGTCTGGAGCGTCCCTGACACCGGCAACCTGACGCTGGGCGTCAATCTCTTTGGCATGCACTATGCCCACAATCTGCAGTACTTCACTTACGGGCAGGGCGGCTACTTCAGCCCGCAGGCCTACATGCTGGCCAACGTGCCCTTCACATGGCAGGGGCAGCACGGCCTGGACTGGCACTACCAGGTCGCCGGCGCCTTCGGCGTACAGGCTTTCCAGCAGGACAGCTCGCCCTACTACCCGCTCGACCCGTTACTTGAGACCGCCTCGAAGAATCTCAGTTATCCGGCACAGACCATCGTAGGCTCCAACTATGACCTGCATGCCGAGGCCGCCTATCACTTGACCGACCACTGGTATCTCGGCGGCTTTACCTCGCTCAATAACACGCGCGACTACAACAACCAGACCATTGGCTTCTTTGTGCGCTTTCTCTTCCGCCCGCAGAATCCCACCGAACTCGGCCCCACCGGCCTGTTCCCATGGAGCGGACTCAGGCCCCACATGGTGCCGTAG